Below is a genomic region from Onychostoma macrolepis isolate SWU-2019 chromosome 15, ASM1243209v1, whole genome shotgun sequence.
aaacttataaatGTCATGGAACATGAATATGGCAGTCATTCCTTACCAAAATAATGTGAATAACACCTGTGAAATGGtcaatttaatattaaagtgTTTTACCACCATTTAATACAGCTTCCAACCTTTTTAGAATAGATTCATATATATCAGAACATCTAACAGTTGCTTCAAATATGTATGTAGGAGAGAATCGGCCTCACTTTTTCTTCAAAACGTTCGGTTTTCGCCCATTATTCTTTTTTGCTTTATGATGTCTTGCTATGCTTTGTGAAGACagtctgttgtttttaaaacaccAAACAATTGGGCTGTTAAGGTTACagatgctcctgctaaatatgCTTCCATGATTTGCCCTTTTTGGAAAACTGACAAGGCACCTTTTTCACCCATGGCCTGAACACAACGTATAATAGACTCATATACAACATAGAGATTATAGACAATgaaatacattgtttttttactgtagcCTATACAAATGATATTTACCCCACATTATTTTGTCCAGCTCCTGTATGTACCATGATAATACCATCTGTGTGCCAGCATACAGCCTTCTGTATTCACACTACAGTTTCacttactatattatatttctaAATGTCATCTTGAATATTGTTGTTGATATAGCTGGATATGCATTTTCACTTGTATGTCCTTAAGGGACCAGAAATTGTTTATCTTTTTAGTAGCAGCATGTTGTAAATGATCTTTATGGCTTTATGGATCTTATGTTTTCCAACTGTCTCTTTCGAAAGTCTCAAGCCATGAAAAGATGTTCGGCTCACACCTGTGCCGCTGTTGCTGTAAGGAGGGCTTTGAGTTCAGGTGCTGCCACTCCGTCTGTCTTCACCAGGTTCTTATTAAAACTCAGTCACTACTTCTATGATGTGGAGAACATTTTGGATTGGAACAACTGGTTGAGGTCACAAGCGGTCGTACGCAAAAATAGGTAAGTGTCAGTGCATGTGTTGATTTTTGTCATATTGCTGTATAGAATGTTCCACTGtaaaaatatactataatatagTAAGACTATAAGTGGCTCTGCTAACTGACAACTAATGCATTGAGATTGCCTATGACGAGAAACTGTTTTTGTGTCTGGATGTTGTGGTGTCCTGTGCTCTGTATAGTGTCtctataattaaataatgtaatttttatttattttttactgaaatGTTGATGTTgagttcttttttttatataggttaTTTGGTTATGCACAGAAGAATTTTGGGAATAATGTAGCAGCAGCCTATTATATTCTGACTCTCAGAGGGAGCTTCAGGTAAGGGTCAATGATGTGATGCCCATTTTTATATCCTACtgatttatttatgcatgttaatttatttacaaaaaaaaaatcatacatgaATTCATTGAATGCACCTTTTATGCTGAGCCTgtttttaaattctgaattaaACTGAATTTAGGTCAGTGATACATAATGCCCTGATgtcataatgaagaaaaaaaagaataaaattctacaaaagaaaagagcaggaaataataatatttaagagTCAATGAatccttaacatttttatttttgcttctggcatttttattttacagaaccATATGAACCCCTACCCCTGTATCGCTGACACATTTATATGTCATTGATcctaaaatgtgaccctggaccacaaaaccagtcttaagtgtcaattttttcaaataaataaactttccattgatgtatggtttgttaggatcggacaatatttggccgagatacaactatttgaaaatctggaatctgagggtgcaaaaaaatctgaatattgagaaaattgcctttaaagttgtccaaatgaagttcttagcaatgcatattactaatcaaaaatgaagttttgatacatttatggtaagacatttacaaaatatcttcatggaacatgatctttacttaatatcctaatgatttttggcataaaagaaaaatggataattttgacccatacaatgtatttttggctattgctacaaatataccccagcgacttatgactggttttgtggtccagggtcacaaatgtttaTGGACTGATTCAGCTTCTTACCACCTACTGGATTTCTTAGACACtgttaaatgtgaccctggaccacaaaaccagtctttagtcgctggggtatatttgtagcaatagccaaaaatacactgtatgggtcaaaattatccatttttcttttatgccaaaaatcattagtataagtaaagatcatgttccatgaagatattttgtgaattgcttaacgtaaatgtatcaaaacttaatttttgattagtaattggcattgctaagaactttatttagacaactttaaaggtgattttctcaatattttgattttcttgcaccctcagattccagattttcaaatagttgtatctcggccaaatattgtcagatcctaacaaaccatattaTTTATGCAGCTTTCATGTGATGCACAAATCTCAATTtctaaaaattgacacttaagactgattttgtcttccagggtcacaaattgcCTCCATTGCATAATGCTTGTGTCTCTAGATTTGCAGGCCAGTCCGAATGGTTTCGTCCAGACTCTAGAGGAAGATTCAGCTATGACTTCATGAACACACCTGATGCACAAATTGAAGAAGTGGATCTGAGTGGCACCCTAATAAACCATAATGGACTTGAAAACCTTGGTAATCTACTGttgttgtatttaaatatacatttgttGCATGAACTACCATGCGTCTCCAGATGACTAGGCCTTTGACCGGTCAGGTCCTTATTTGTATTTGCCGCCAAGCTAAATTATGTTCTTGTCACCATCTCGTCTGTCACAACTCATTTTGTGAGTTCCAAATCAAACCCAtgcaaaatcatgttttttcagtGCCCCTTCTGTAGATTTAGTTTTCTAAAAATCAGAGTTCTGAGTAATGTTCTGAGATATTATGATATCCTTGGCCTCTCCTATAAGCATTACTTATTTGCTTTGAAAGCATCTCATAATTTCATTGCAGTTTTGATGAACAGTATAGATATAGACTGAAATATGCCACACATGTCCTGAAAAGTGAAGTCAAACATTCCAAGCAGCCCGTGGTGGCTTTAAATATGGCAAAAACCCCTCTttctccatgtaaacgaatgggatgtgagccaaaataaaaaaaatgacaccaagtaatttttttcttaagatttatttatttttcatttttggtagtTATCTTCCTTATCGCTGCTGTATGTTAAATTTTCTAGTaagtttgtttaatttgatgctataaaaactgTGTGGCATCATGGTTCCATGAGGGAGAATGGGCAGGACCTTGATTGATCATAAGTGTTACCTTATGATCAATAATGCTCAGACTCTGGGTCCAATTATATAATTAGTGCAAGATTACAGAGGCTATTTCGAGGACATTTTGGCTTCATCTTTCTACGTTCTCATCTTTTTTTGCAGTCTATCCATAGACCATTAGCATTCCCTGAATCTAACAGGAAACAAAACCtatgataaataattattctcATAGCTGCCACCAAAACATGTTGCTGAGGTGCAATTTGGCTCACACAAACAAATTGTCTCTTCTCAGTGAAACAGAATAAACTTCAGACTCTTTCTCTGCGAGGATGTCCTGAAGTGGATGACTGGTTCCTTGCATGTCTACATGTCTTTGGAGAAAGTCTGGTGGAGTTAGACCTGTCCCACTGCACTCGTATCACTGTGGGAGGCCTCGCTGCATTACAGAACCTCAGGTCTTTACTTGTGTCCTATATATGCATTATCTGGACAAActtgatttttgttttcagggtgacaaataaccaaaacatacatcgtatatttttgaaaatctcacattctgtgttattttttttcgcCTCCATCTTAAACCCTCAGAAAGCTAGAGCGGCTGCACATTTCCGGACTTC
It encodes:
- the dmac2 gene encoding distal membrane-arm assembly complex protein 2, with translation MAASLLSQAMKRCSAHTCAAVAVRRALSSGAATPSVFTRFLLKLSHYFYDVENILDWNNWLRSQAVVRKNRLFGYAQKNFGNNVAAAYYILTLRGSFRFAGQSEWFRPDSRGRFSYDFMNTPDAQIEEVDLSGTLINHNGLENLVKQNKLQTLSLRGCPEVDDWFLACLHVFGESLVELDLSHCTRITVGGLAALQNLRKLERLHISGLPRLQNPGLVRILLEEMLPHCQVTGVEYEQGLIQPDSPEQTEDHHEASTHTGLRQL